One window of the Lysobacter sp. S4-A87 genome contains the following:
- a CDS encoding DUF5668 domain-containing protein, whose translation MKSNVVGALVLVVIGTLFLLNNLGYTDMSLGRMLMTWWPAILIVVGLGMLFKRG comes from the coding sequence ATGAAATCCAATGTCGTCGGCGCGCTGGTGCTGGTTGTGATCGGCACCCTTTTCCTGCTCAACAACCTTGGCTACACCGACATGAGCCTGGGTCGAATGCTGATGACCTGGTGGCCGGCGATCCTGATCGTGGTTGGCCTGGGAATGCTCTTCAAGCGCGGCTGA
- a CDS encoding 5-oxoprolinase subunit PxpA, which yields MSRRIDFNCDLGEGCGDDAAILPWVSSANIACGGHAGDEATMRATLRLCRAHGVSAGAHPSFDDREHFGRRALTLPATTIAQTVRAQIERLAAIAAEEGVPLTHVKPHGALYNVAADDRGIADAIAETVRAFDPSLVLFGLSGSALTDAGSAHGLRVAHEAFAERGYDRRGRLLPRGSEGAVIESLDAAIVQVRRLATRGEVVAADGSVVPLRADTLCLHGDRSDAAVFARAVRDALEADGIVIAAVGSMSLDSRLRGNDGNAPG from the coding sequence GTGAGCAGGCGCATCGACTTCAACTGCGATCTCGGCGAAGGCTGCGGCGACGACGCGGCGATCCTGCCATGGGTCAGCTCGGCCAACATCGCCTGCGGCGGACATGCTGGCGACGAGGCGACCATGCGGGCGACGCTGCGCCTGTGCCGCGCCCATGGCGTGTCGGCCGGCGCGCACCCCTCGTTCGACGATCGCGAGCATTTCGGCCGGCGTGCCCTGACCTTGCCGGCCACCACCATCGCGCAGACGGTGCGTGCGCAGATCGAGCGTCTGGCCGCGATCGCGGCCGAAGAAGGCGTGCCCCTGACCCACGTCAAGCCACACGGCGCGCTCTACAACGTCGCCGCCGACGACCGGGGCATTGCCGATGCGATTGCCGAAACCGTCAGGGCGTTCGACCCGTCGCTGGTGCTGTTCGGCCTGTCCGGCTCGGCGCTGACCGATGCCGGCAGCGCGCACGGGCTGCGGGTCGCCCACGAAGCGTTCGCCGAGCGCGGCTATGACCGTCGCGGCCGGCTGCTGCCGCGCGGCAGCGAGGGCGCGGTGATCGAGTCGCTCGATGCGGCGATCGTGCAGGTACGGCGGCTGGCCACGCGCGGCGAAGTGGTCGCCGCCGACGGCAGCGTCGTGCCATTGCGCGCCGACACGCTGTGCCTGCATGGCGACCGCAGCGATGCGGCGGTGTTTGCGCGGGCAGTGCGCGATGCGCTGGAGGCGGATGGCATTGTCATCGCTGCGGTTGGGAGCATGTCCTTGGATTCCCGCCTGCGCGGGAATGACGGGAATGCTCCGGGATGA
- a CDS encoding DUF969 domain-containing protein, with protein MNYWPLLGVAWVVVGFVLRANPVIVVVSAGLVSGLAAGKSMPELLALVGDSFMSNRALLLFAMTLPTIGLLERAGLREHALQWIARWRGLTLARLLIVYLGVRQGLSTLGLIDIAGHAQTVRPLLAPMSESAANRTPGLQEHGPLPREEIQRVHALAAATDNVGRFFGEDVFLAFGAVLLIQGFYAEHGITLEPLQIALWAIPTAIAAFVIHAVRIVFFQRGLARRMSSSTDRPERRNDAVD; from the coding sequence ATGAACTACTGGCCCCTCCTCGGCGTCGCCTGGGTCGTCGTCGGCTTCGTCCTGCGCGCCAACCCGGTGATCGTGGTCGTCAGCGCCGGACTGGTCAGTGGCCTGGCGGCGGGCAAGTCGATGCCGGAGCTGCTGGCCCTGGTCGGCGACAGTTTCATGTCCAATCGCGCCTTGCTGCTGTTCGCGATGACGCTGCCGACCATCGGCCTGCTCGAACGCGCCGGCCTGCGCGAACATGCCCTGCAATGGATCGCGCGCTGGCGCGGGCTGACCCTGGCGCGACTGCTGATCGTCTATCTCGGCGTGCGCCAGGGCCTGAGCACGCTCGGCCTGATCGACATCGCCGGCCACGCCCAGACCGTGCGACCGCTGCTGGCACCGATGTCGGAATCTGCGGCCAACCGTACTCCCGGCCTGCAGGAGCATGGCCCGCTGCCGCGCGAGGAAATCCAGCGCGTGCACGCCCTGGCCGCGGCCACCGACAACGTCGGCCGCTTCTTCGGCGAGGACGTGTTCCTGGCGTTCGGCGCGGTGCTGCTGATCCAGGGCTTCTACGCCGAGCACGGCATCACCCTTGAACCGCTGCAGATCGCGCTGTGGGCGATCCCAACCGCGATCGCCGCGTTCGTGATCCACGCCGTGCGCATCGTCTTCTTCCAGCGCGGTCTCGCCCGCCGGATGAGTTCCTCAACCGACCGTCCGGAACGACGCAACGATGCTGTCGATTGA
- a CDS encoding DUF979 domain-containing protein, whose product MLSIEHFYIVLALFLFFAGGSNLREGRHAHAAFWSLLGVLFATGKLVLTASKAGNPLPSQLAGAAVIVLALLATRMRREHIAEAPEAQRQASASRLGHRLFVPALLIPAITVLIVLFGKHIVIFGTPLFGEGSITLIGLALACVLSALAAVVVTRERPIRAVSEGRRLLDTMGWAALLPLVLATLGGVFAASGVGDAVASIVSAVIPADSRLACVLAYGLGMVVFTMIMGNAFAAFPVMTAGIGLPLLIHQHGAEPAILGALGMLTGYCGTLMTPMAANFNLVPAALLELDDPNAVIRVQIATAVPLLLVNLVLMYWLAFR is encoded by the coding sequence ATGCTGTCGATTGAGCATTTCTACATCGTGCTGGCGCTGTTCCTGTTCTTCGCCGGCGGCAGCAACCTGCGCGAGGGTCGCCATGCCCATGCCGCATTCTGGTCGTTGCTGGGCGTGCTGTTCGCCACCGGCAAGCTGGTGCTGACGGCAAGCAAGGCCGGCAATCCCCTGCCATCACAGCTCGCCGGCGCCGCCGTCATCGTGCTGGCGCTGCTGGCCACGCGGATGCGCCGGGAACACATCGCCGAAGCGCCCGAAGCGCAGCGCCAGGCCTCTGCATCGCGGCTGGGCCATCGCCTGTTCGTGCCGGCGCTGCTGATCCCGGCGATCACGGTGCTGATCGTGCTGTTCGGCAAACACATCGTCATCTTCGGCACGCCGTTGTTCGGCGAGGGCAGCATCACCCTGATCGGCCTGGCGCTGGCCTGCGTGCTGTCGGCCCTGGCCGCAGTCGTGGTGACGCGCGAGCGGCCGATCCGCGCCGTCAGCGAGGGCCGGCGCCTGCTCGACACGATGGGCTGGGCGGCGTTGCTGCCGCTGGTGCTGGCCACGCTCGGTGGCGTGTTCGCCGCCAGCGGCGTCGGCGATGCGGTGGCGTCGATCGTGTCGGCGGTGATTCCCGCCGACAGCCGGTTGGCCTGCGTGCTGGCCTACGGGCTGGGCATGGTGGTGTTCACGATGATCATGGGCAATGCATTCGCTGCGTTCCCGGTGATGACCGCCGGCATCGGCCTGCCGCTGCTGATCCATCAGCACGGCGCCGAACCGGCGATCCTCGGCGCGCTGGGCATGCTGACTGGCTACTGCGGGACGCTGATGACGCCGATGGCGGCCAACTTCAACCTGGTACCGGCGGCGCTGCTGGAACTCGATGATCCCAATGCGGTGATCCGGGTGCAGATCGCCACGGCGGTGCCGCTGCTGCTGGTGAACCTGGTGCTGATGTACTGGTTGGCGTTCCGATGA
- the pcp gene encoding pyroglutamyl-peptidase I: MTDPLPTVLLTGFAPFGGEDSNPSWDAVCALDGEQILGHRIATRCLPVEFGASLQTLRRALDETAPVLAICVGQAGGRAQIALERVAINVDDARIADNAGAQPIDEAVVAGGPAAYFSDLPIKAMLSALRAAGIPAEVSQSAGTYVCNHVFYGLMHALRSVPGVRGGFIHIPYAPAQAARHPGAPSLPPGVVSQALRLAVATALTVEHDARLAAGTTY, encoded by the coding sequence ATGACTGACCCACTCCCCACCGTCCTGCTCACCGGTTTCGCCCCGTTCGGCGGCGAAGACAGCAATCCGAGCTGGGACGCCGTGTGCGCGCTCGATGGCGAGCAGATCCTCGGCCACCGCATCGCCACGCGTTGCCTGCCGGTCGAATTCGGTGCCTCGCTGCAAACCCTGCGCCGTGCGCTCGACGAGACGGCGCCGGTGCTGGCGATCTGCGTCGGCCAGGCCGGCGGCCGTGCCCAGATCGCGCTCGAGCGCGTGGCCATCAACGTCGACGATGCACGCATTGCCGACAACGCCGGCGCCCAGCCGATCGACGAGGCGGTGGTGGCCGGCGGCCCGGCCGCGTACTTCAGCGACCTGCCGATCAAGGCGATGCTGTCGGCGCTGCGCGCGGCCGGCATTCCGGCCGAGGTCTCGCAGTCGGCCGGCACCTACGTCTGCAACCACGTCTTCTACGGACTGATGCACGCGTTGCGAAGTGTGCCGGGCGTCCGGGGCGGCTTCATCCACATTCCGTATGCTCCCGCGCAGGCCGCGCGACACCCGGGCGCGCCGAGTCTGCCGCCAGGTGTGGTGAGCCAGGCTCTGCGCCTGGCGGTCGCCACCGCGTTGACCGTCGAACACGATGCCCGCCTCGCCGCGGGCACCACCTACTGA
- the dcd gene encoding dCTP deaminase: protein MSIKSDRWIRRMAEQHGMIEPFEPGQVKTAADGHRIVSYGTSSYGYDVRCSREFKVFTNINSTIVDPKHFDSGSFVDIESDVCIIPPNSFALARTVEYFRIPRDTLVVCLGKSTYARCGIIVNVTPLEPEWEGHVTLEFSNTTPLPARIYANEGVAQMLFFQSDEVCETSYKDRGGKYQGQVGVTLPRT, encoded by the coding sequence ATGAGCATCAAGTCCGACCGTTGGATCCGTCGCATGGCCGAGCAGCACGGCATGATCGAGCCGTTCGAGCCGGGCCAGGTCAAGACCGCCGCCGACGGCCACCGCATCGTCAGCTACGGCACGTCCAGCTACGGCTATGACGTGCGCTGCTCGCGCGAGTTCAAGGTATTCACCAACATCAACTCGACGATCGTCGATCCCAAGCATTTCGACAGCGGCAGCTTCGTCGACATCGAAAGCGACGTGTGCATCATCCCGCCGAACTCGTTCGCGCTGGCGCGCACGGTCGAGTACTTCCGCATCCCGCGCGACACCCTGGTGGTGTGCCTGGGCAAGAGCACGTACGCGCGCTGCGGCATCATCGTCAACGTCACGCCGCTCGAGCCGGAATGGGAAGGCCACGTGACCCTGGAGTTCAGCAATACCACGCCGCTGCCGGCGCGCATCTACGCCAACGAAGGCGTGGCGCAGATGCTGTTCTTCCAGTCCGACGAAGTCTGCGAGACCTCGTACAAGGATCGCGGCGGCAAGTACCAGGGCCAGGTCGGCGTCACGCTGCCGCGCACCTGA
- the apbC gene encoding iron-sulfur cluster carrier protein ApbC, with translation MSESLQAVVPVLAALRLPDTEVTLGDTGARIRAVEAEGRVVVEIVTGFPNQALRPWLEGEVAAAVAATGRQLARLELHARIVSHAVQPNVTPMPSVRNLIAIGSGKGGVGKSTTAVNLALALAAEGARVGVLDADIYGPSIPTMLGLSGRPDSPDGKSIEPMRAHGVEAMSIGLLVEQDTPMIWRGPMATSALTQLLNETRWGELDYLIVDLPPGTGDIQLTLAQKIPVAGAVIVTTPQDVATLDARKALKMFEKVQVPVLGLVENMAVHVCSNCGHAEHVFGEGGGQRMAAQYGVPLLGSLPLEIAIREQGDAGVPVVAAAPDSAAAQAYRITARRIAVELARRPQVATPLSVSLL, from the coding sequence GTGAGTGAGTCCCTGCAAGCCGTTGTTCCCGTTCTCGCCGCCCTTCGCCTGCCCGACACCGAGGTCACGCTGGGCGACACGGGCGCCCGCATCCGTGCTGTCGAGGCCGAAGGCCGGGTCGTGGTCGAGATCGTCACCGGGTTTCCCAACCAGGCCCTGCGGCCGTGGCTGGAAGGCGAGGTCGCCGCTGCCGTGGCCGCAACGGGCCGCCAGCTGGCGCGGCTGGAGCTGCACGCGCGCATCGTTTCGCATGCGGTGCAGCCCAACGTCACGCCGATGCCGAGCGTGCGCAACCTGATCGCGATTGGTTCGGGCAAGGGCGGTGTCGGCAAGTCGACCACCGCCGTCAACCTGGCCCTGGCGCTGGCGGCAGAAGGTGCCCGCGTCGGCGTGCTCGATGCCGACATCTACGGCCCCAGCATCCCGACCATGCTCGGTCTGTCCGGGCGCCCGGACAGCCCCGACGGCAAGTCGATCGAGCCGATGCGCGCACATGGCGTGGAAGCCATGTCGATCGGCCTGCTGGTCGAGCAGGACACGCCGATGATCTGGCGCGGCCCGATGGCGACCTCGGCGCTGACGCAACTGCTCAATGAAACCCGTTGGGGCGAGCTCGACTACCTCATCGTCGACTTGCCGCCCGGCACCGGCGACATCCAGCTGACCCTGGCGCAGAAGATCCCGGTGGCCGGCGCCGTCATCGTCACCACGCCGCAGGACGTGGCCACGCTGGACGCACGCAAGGCGCTGAAGATGTTCGAGAAAGTGCAGGTGCCGGTGTTGGGCCTGGTCGAGAACATGGCCGTGCATGTGTGCTCGAACTGCGGTCACGCCGAGCATGTGTTCGGCGAAGGCGGCGGCCAGCGCATGGCGGCCCAGTACGGCGTGCCCCTGCTGGGCAGCCTGCCGCTGGAGATCGCGATCCGCGAGCAGGGCGACGCCGGCGTGCCGGTGGTTGCCGCCGCCCCGGACAGCGCCGCGGCCCAGGCCTACCGCATCACCGCCCGACGGATCGCCGTGGAGCTGGCCCGGCGGCCGCAGGTGGCGACGCCGCTGTCGGTGTCGCTGCTCTGA
- a CDS encoding DUF2147 domain-containing protein: MRTKLLALLFLTALPLSLLSNAASAQTPAPVGHWTTIDDKTQKPKSIVEIYQTKDGSLAGRVTEILQSDRGPNPICDKCSGERKDKPVKGMVILWGIKQDGDVWEGGKILDPASGKMYSVKVTPIEGGRKLEVRGFMGLSLLGRTQTWVRK, translated from the coding sequence ATGCGTACGAAGTTGCTTGCCCTGCTGTTCTTGACTGCATTGCCGTTGAGCCTGCTGTCGAATGCCGCGTCCGCGCAGACGCCGGCGCCGGTCGGTCACTGGACCACCATCGACGACAAGACCCAGAAGCCCAAGTCGATCGTCGAGATCTACCAGACCAAGGACGGCAGCCTTGCCGGCCGCGTCACCGAGATCCTGCAGTCCGACCGCGGTCCGAACCCGATCTGCGACAAGTGCTCGGGCGAGCGCAAGGACAAGCCGGTCAAGGGCATGGTGATCCTGTGGGGCATCAAGCAGGACGGCGACGTCTGGGAAGGCGGCAAGATCCTCGACCCGGCCAGCGGCAAGATGTATTCGGTCAAGGTCACCCCGATCGAAGGCGGCCGGAAGCTGGAAGTCCGCGGCTTCATGGGCCTCTCGCTGCTGGGTCGTACCCAGACCTGGGTGCGCAAGTAA
- the metG gene encoding methionine--tRNA ligase gives MSREFVVSCALPYANGHLHLGHLVGYTQADIWCRAQRMAGHKAWYVCADDTHGTPIMLAAEKAGQSPEAFIAGMQASHERDFAEFGVAFDHYDSTNSPRNRALTEAIYAKLDNNGHISRRSVEQLYDPVKGMFLPDRYVKGICPNCGTPDQYGDNCENCGATYSPSELKEPRSVVSGATPELRESEHFFFEVGQFDAFLREWMSGDVAAPGVKAKLQEWLDAEGGLRAWDISRDAPYFGFQIPGHPGKFLYVWLDAPIGYLSSFQALCEREGLDFWSYLTRDSKAELHHFIGKDIVNFHGLFWPAVLHGAGFRAPTRLHVNGYLMVDGAKMSKSRGTFVMARTYLDAGLDPEALRYYYATKTSGGVDDLDLNLADFTARVNADVVGKFVNLASRCAGFIEKRFDSQLAAALPDPAMYARFVAQLAPIAEAYARNEAATAVRLTMALADEANKYIDEHKPWVLAKQEGADAQLQSVCTQGLNLFRILNAALKPVLPRVAVQAETFLAAPVAQWSDLESPLLAHRIGTYTPLFTRIDPKHIEHMIDASKESLNPDNANAVADTAAKTTAAPAKAEKAAPAAPAAAATAGATAGATIGIDDFARLDLRIGKVLACEFVDGSDKLLRFELDAGELGKRQIFSGIRGSYGEPEKLVGRSVVFIANLAPRKMRFGISEGMILSAGFDGGSLFLLDADGGAEPGMPVR, from the coding sequence ATGTCCCGCGAGTTCGTCGTTTCCTGCGCCCTGCCCTACGCCAACGGGCACCTGCACCTGGGCCATCTGGTCGGCTACACACAGGCCGACATCTGGTGCCGCGCGCAGCGCATGGCCGGCCACAAGGCCTGGTATGTCTGCGCCGACGACACCCACGGCACGCCGATCATGCTCGCCGCCGAAAAGGCCGGGCAGTCACCGGAAGCCTTCATCGCCGGCATGCAGGCCAGCCATGAGCGCGACTTCGCCGAGTTCGGCGTCGCCTTCGACCATTACGACTCGACCAACTCGCCGCGCAACCGCGCGTTGACCGAGGCAATCTACGCCAAGCTCGACAACAACGGCCACATCAGCCGGCGTTCGGTCGAGCAGCTGTACGACCCGGTCAAGGGCATGTTCCTGCCCGACCGCTACGTCAAGGGCATCTGCCCCAACTGCGGCACGCCCGACCAGTACGGCGACAACTGCGAGAACTGCGGCGCCACCTACTCGCCCAGCGAGCTGAAGGAGCCGCGCTCGGTGGTCAGCGGCGCGACGCCGGAACTGCGCGAGTCCGAGCACTTCTTCTTCGAGGTCGGCCAGTTCGACGCCTTCCTGCGCGAGTGGATGTCCGGCGACGTCGCCGCTCCCGGCGTGAAGGCCAAGCTGCAGGAGTGGCTGGACGCCGAAGGCGGCCTGCGCGCCTGGGACATCTCCCGCGACGCGCCCTACTTCGGATTCCAGATCCCCGGCCACCCGGGCAAGTTCCTGTACGTCTGGCTCGATGCGCCGATCGGCTACCTGTCGAGCTTCCAGGCGCTGTGCGAGCGCGAGGGCCTGGATTTCTGGTCGTACCTGACGCGTGACAGCAAGGCCGAACTGCACCACTTCATCGGCAAGGACATCGTCAACTTCCATGGCCTGTTCTGGCCGGCGGTGCTGCACGGCGCCGGCTTCCGCGCGCCGACGCGCCTGCACGTCAACGGCTACCTGATGGTCGACGGCGCCAAGATGTCGAAGTCGCGCGGCACGTTCGTGATGGCGCGCACCTACCTCGATGCCGGCCTGGATCCGGAAGCGCTGCGCTACTACTACGCCACCAAGACCAGCGGCGGCGTCGACGACCTCGACCTCAACCTGGCCGATTTCACCGCCCGCGTGAACGCCGACGTTGTCGGCAAGTTCGTCAACCTCGCCAGCCGCTGCGCCGGCTTCATCGAGAAGCGCTTCGACAGCCAGCTCGCCGCCGCGCTGCCCGATCCGGCTATGTATGCACGCTTCGTCGCGCAGCTGGCGCCGATCGCCGAAGCCTACGCACGCAACGAGGCCGCGACCGCGGTGCGCCTGACCATGGCGCTCGCCGACGAGGCCAACAAGTACATCGACGAGCACAAGCCGTGGGTGCTGGCCAAGCAGGAAGGCGCCGACGCGCAGCTGCAGTCGGTGTGCACGCAGGGCCTGAACCTGTTCCGCATCCTCAACGCCGCGCTCAAGCCGGTGCTGCCGCGCGTGGCCGTGCAGGCGGAGACGTTCCTGGCCGCGCCCGTCGCGCAATGGAGCGATCTCGAATCGCCCCTGCTCGCGCACCGCATCGGCACCTACACGCCGCTGTTCACCCGAATCGACCCCAAGCACATCGAACACATGATCGACGCATCGAAAGAATCGCTGAACCCCGACAACGCCAACGCAGTTGCAGACACCGCCGCGAAGACGACCGCAGCCCCGGCCAAGGCCGAGAAGGCCGCGCCCGCGGCACCGGCGGCCGCCGCAACGGCCGGTGCGACGGCTGGCGCGACCATTGGCATCGACGACTTCGCCAGGCTCGACCTGCGCATCGGCAAGGTGCTGGCGTGCGAGTTCGTCGACGGCTCCGACAAGCTGCTGCGCTTCGAACTCGATGCCGGCGAGCTGGGCAAGCGCCAGATCTTCTCCGGCATCCGCGGCTCCTACGGCGAACCGGAGAAGCTGGTGGGTCGCAGCGTGGTGTTCATCGCCAACCTCGCCCCGCGCAAGATGCGCTTCGGCATCAGCGAAGGCATGATCCTGTCGGCCGGCTTCGATGGCGGCTCGCTGTTCCTGCTCGACGCCGACGGTGGCGCAGAACCGGGAATGCCGGTCCGCTGA
- the rnfB gene encoding Rnf electron transport complex subunit RnfB, protein MNVDLTERLDRILPQTQCGQCGFAGCRPYAEAMAAGEADVDRCPPGGDSGARALARLLGVEARPYDRTRGAHKPAQVAVIVEADCIGCTKCIQACPVDAIIGASKHMHTVIEPLCTGCELCVPACPVDCIVLASP, encoded by the coding sequence ATGAACGTCGACCTGACCGAGCGACTCGACCGCATCCTGCCGCAGACCCAATGCGGCCAGTGCGGGTTCGCCGGCTGTCGCCCGTACGCCGAGGCGATGGCCGCGGGCGAGGCCGACGTCGACCGCTGCCCGCCCGGTGGCGATTCCGGGGCGCGTGCACTGGCGCGGCTGCTGGGTGTCGAAGCCCGTCCGTACGACCGCACGCGCGGCGCACACAAGCCGGCCCAGGTCGCGGTGATCGTGGAAGCCGACTGCATCGGCTGCACCAAGTGCATCCAGGCCTGCCCGGTGGACGCGATCATTGGCGCGTCCAAGCACATGCATACCGTCATCGAGCCGCTGTGCACCGGCTGCGAGCTGTGCGTGCCGGCCTGCCCGGTCGACTGCATCGTGCTGGCATCGCCCTAG
- a CDS encoding TraB/GumN family protein has product MRRLKMFCLTLLAVTGLASVAFAVERVATPARAPEPAASTAKAPPLPLLWKVSDADNAVYLLGSFHLLKVDDYPLSPDIDSAFAASDKVVFEVPPEQMADPAMAQKFLTAAGYGDGRTLTQVLPAALREKFARILAQRGASIAQFDAYEPWFINLSLMLGMSQQLGFSPEKGVDQYLMQRAATANKPTAGLESIDTQLQVLDASPMDEQIVSLKEFLDKPLEMPQMLGDLHSAWRDGDVARLDKLTREEMRDKTPQTYRMVNVERNQAWLPQIQGMLDNTKKGDTLVVVGALHLLGDDGIVGKLREKGYKVERVCSACSEQQLSAL; this is encoded by the coding sequence ATGCGTCGCCTGAAGATGTTCTGCCTGACCCTGCTCGCCGTCACCGGACTGGCGTCGGTGGCGTTTGCCGTCGAGCGCGTGGCCACGCCGGCGCGTGCGCCGGAGCCGGCGGCCAGCACTGCCAAGGCGCCGCCGCTGCCGCTGCTGTGGAAGGTCTCGGACGCCGACAACGCGGTGTACCTGCTCGGTTCGTTCCACCTGCTCAAGGTCGACGACTACCCGCTCTCGCCTGACATCGACAGCGCCTTCGCCGCCTCCGACAAGGTCGTGTTCGAAGTTCCGCCGGAGCAGATGGCCGATCCGGCGATGGCGCAGAAGTTCCTGACCGCTGCCGGTTACGGCGACGGCCGCACGCTTACCCAGGTGCTGCCGGCAGCGCTGCGCGAGAAGTTCGCCCGGATCCTCGCACAGCGCGGTGCCTCGATCGCACAGTTCGATGCCTACGAGCCGTGGTTCATCAACCTGTCGCTGATGCTGGGGATGTCGCAGCAGCTGGGTTTCAGCCCGGAGAAGGGCGTGGACCAGTACCTGATGCAGCGCGCGGCCACCGCCAACAAGCCGACCGCAGGCCTGGAGTCGATCGACACCCAGCTGCAGGTGCTCGATGCATCGCCGATGGACGAGCAGATCGTCTCGTTGAAGGAATTCCTCGACAAGCCGCTGGAGATGCCGCAGATGCTGGGCGATCTGCACTCGGCCTGGCGCGACGGCGACGTCGCACGGCTCGACAAGCTCACCCGCGAGGAGATGCGCGACAAGACCCCGCAGACCTACCGGATGGTCAACGTCGAGCGCAACCAGGCATGGCTGCCGCAAATCCAGGGCATGCTCGACAACACGAAGAAGGGCGACACCCTGGTCGTGGTCGGCGCGCTGCACCTGCTCGGTGACGACGGCATCGTCGGCAAGCTGCGCGAGAAGGGGTACAAGGTCGAGCGCGTGTGCTCGGCATGCAGCGAGCAGCAACTGTCGGCGCTATGA